The following are encoded together in the Variovorax sp. PBS-H4 genome:
- the add gene encoding adenosine deaminase, which produces MTTAPLDAFLHAMPKTELHCHLFGTVRHATFAALNERAGSPLAQQEVEDFYTRGEKPVGVLRVLRALDAQLLRTPDDLHRITLEYLEDAAAHNVRYSEFFWNPTGTVHVSGMDYVDAQAAIVRAIRDAERDFGITGRLVAAIDREATPEAAVEMVEWVTTNRCEEVIGIGIDYREVDRPPELFLQAYRDARRAGLKTTAHAGEFGMPWTNVRTALDLLQVDRIDHGYTVVDQPEFARECADRGVLFTVVPTNSYYLRTLPPARWALDHPIRRMPGLGLRIHPNTDDPTLHKVTPTQAWAMMVRDFGFGVDDLRTFMLNGLDGAWIDDGTRRAWRAQWTQQFDALRAQLSPDAVPS; this is translated from the coding sequence ATGACCACCGCGCCACTCGACGCCTTTCTGCACGCGATGCCAAAGACGGAGCTTCACTGCCACCTGTTCGGCACCGTGCGCCACGCCACCTTCGCTGCGCTCAATGAACGTGCGGGGTCGCCGCTGGCGCAGCAGGAGGTCGAGGACTTCTACACGCGCGGCGAGAAGCCCGTGGGCGTGTTGCGCGTCCTGCGCGCTCTCGACGCCCAGCTGCTGCGCACGCCGGACGACCTGCATCGGATCACGCTGGAATACCTCGAGGATGCCGCGGCGCACAACGTGCGCTACAGCGAGTTCTTCTGGAATCCGACGGGCACGGTGCATGTTTCCGGTATGGACTATGTGGACGCGCAGGCGGCGATCGTGCGCGCCATCCGCGACGCGGAGCGCGACTTCGGCATCACCGGCCGCCTGGTCGCGGCGATCGACCGCGAGGCCACGCCCGAGGCCGCCGTCGAAATGGTGGAATGGGTGACGACGAACCGCTGTGAGGAAGTGATCGGCATCGGCATCGACTACCGCGAGGTCGACCGTCCGCCGGAGCTCTTCCTGCAGGCCTACCGCGACGCACGCCGCGCCGGGCTAAAGACCACTGCGCATGCCGGCGAGTTCGGCATGCCGTGGACGAACGTGCGCACCGCGCTCGACCTGTTGCAGGTGGACCGCATCGACCACGGGTACACGGTGGTGGACCAGCCCGAATTCGCGCGCGAATGCGCGGATCGCGGCGTGCTTTTCACGGTGGTGCCGACCAACTCCTACTACCTGCGCACGCTGCCGCCGGCGCGCTGGGCTCTGGACCATCCCATCCGCCGCATGCCTGGCCTGGGCCTGCGCATTCATCCCAACACCGACGATCCCACGCTGCACAAGGTCACGCCCACCCAGGCCTGGGCCATGATGGTGCGCGACTTCGGCTTCGGCGTCGACGACCTGCGCACCTTCATGCTCAACGGCCTCGACGGCGCCTGGATCGACGACGGCACGCGCCGTGCATGGCGCGCGCAATGGACCCAGCAATTCGATGCGCTGCGCGCACAACTTTCCCCAGACGCCGTTCCCTCCTGA
- a CDS encoding efflux RND transporter periplasmic adaptor subunit, translating into MTEQRHAALAIHPIAADEQGEQHELLRRRQIVRRTRIAVVIVLGLLAIGAARTVFVRMANARELEASSTELARQYVKTVLPQTAAAGQTLALPGTLQGFVQAPISARASGYLKRWTKDIGSQVQKGELLAEIETPEIDQQLSQAVAARQQATSSLELAKSTVARWENLRKKDVVSQQDLDERRSGLAQATANVAAADANVQRLRQTEGFKRIVAPFAGVVTRRNVDVGDLIDAGGSRPLFLLAQTDPLRVYVNVPQAYAQLVKAGQPVVVTQAELRGQSFKGEVARTSGAIDTATRMMQVEVALPNREGLLLPGAYVQVSLPLAASRALSIPANTLLFRPEGTRVATVDAEGRVRLRTVNLGRNYGETVEVLDGLAANDRLILNPSDSLAEGDVVAVAKVPA; encoded by the coding sequence ATGACGGAGCAACGCCACGCGGCATTGGCCATCCATCCGATCGCCGCCGACGAGCAAGGCGAGCAGCACGAGCTGCTGCGGCGGCGCCAGATCGTTCGCCGCACCCGCATTGCCGTCGTCATCGTGCTGGGGCTGCTGGCCATCGGCGCGGCGCGTACCGTATTCGTGCGCATGGCCAACGCACGGGAACTCGAAGCTTCCTCCACCGAGCTGGCCAGGCAGTACGTCAAGACCGTGCTGCCGCAGACGGCGGCAGCCGGCCAGACGCTGGCGCTGCCGGGCACGCTGCAGGGCTTCGTGCAGGCGCCGATCTCCGCGCGCGCCAGCGGCTACCTCAAGCGCTGGACCAAGGACATCGGCAGCCAGGTGCAAAAGGGCGAACTGCTGGCCGAGATCGAGACGCCCGAGATCGACCAGCAGCTCTCGCAGGCCGTCGCGGCGCGGCAGCAGGCGACCTCCAGCCTCGAACTGGCGAAGAGCACGGTGGCACGCTGGGAAAACCTGCGCAAGAAAGACGTGGTCTCGCAGCAGGACCTGGACGAGCGGCGCAGCGGCCTCGCCCAAGCCACGGCCAATGTGGCGGCAGCCGATGCCAACGTCCAGCGGCTGCGCCAGACCGAGGGATTCAAGCGCATCGTCGCACCCTTTGCGGGCGTCGTCACGCGGCGCAACGTCGACGTCGGCGACCTGATCGACGCGGGTGGCAGCCGGCCGCTGTTCCTGCTCGCGCAGACCGATCCGCTGCGCGTGTACGTCAACGTGCCGCAGGCCTACGCGCAGCTGGTCAAGGCCGGTCAGCCAGTGGTGGTGACGCAGGCCGAGCTGCGCGGCCAGAGCTTCAAGGGCGAGGTGGCGCGCACCTCCGGCGCCATCGACACGGCCACGCGGATGATGCAGGTCGAGGTCGCGCTGCCGAATCGCGAGGGCCTGCTCCTGCCGGGCGCCTACGTCCAGGTCTCGCTGCCGCTGGCGGCCAGCCGCGCGCTCAGCATCCCGGCCAACACGCTGCTGTTCCGCCCCGAGGGGACGCGCGTCGCCACCGTCGATGCCGAAGGGCGCGTGCGCCTGCGAACCGTCAACCTGGGCCGCAACTACGGCGAGACGGTGGAGGTGCTGGACGGGCTCGCCGCGAACGACCGCCTCATCCTCAACCCCTCCGATTCGCTGGCCGAGGGCGACGTGGTCGCCGTGGCCAAGGTACCGGCGTGA
- a CDS encoding PA0069 family radical SAM protein, with amino-acid sequence MPDAFIPLHVIKGRGAATRLPHRFERDARDAFDDGWGTLEEGAADPLAPLQTEVRFEDVKSVLSENDSPDIHFDRSINPYRGCEHGCIYCFARPTHSYLNLSPGLDFETKLIAKRNIVEVLRAELGRRGYRPQNLAIGTATDCYQPIERELRLTRSVIELLQEVRHPFGLVTKSSAVERDLDLIAPMAAQHLAAVYVTITTLDGELARKLEPRAAAPHRRLRTVRTLAEAGVPVGVSVAPQIPFVTEDMEKVLEAAWEAGARSAFYTVIRLPWEVAPLFKQWLELHYPQRAARIMARIHEMRGGKDYDASFGTRMVGSGLWAELIRQRFEKAAQRLGFNRERIALDLGAFRPPGAAGQGSLF; translated from the coding sequence ATGCCCGACGCTTTCATTCCCCTCCATGTCATCAAGGGCCGAGGTGCGGCAACCCGGCTGCCCCACCGCTTCGAGCGCGATGCCCGCGATGCCTTCGACGATGGCTGGGGCACCCTCGAGGAAGGCGCAGCCGATCCGCTTGCGCCCTTGCAGACCGAGGTGCGCTTCGAGGACGTGAAGTCGGTGCTGAGCGAAAACGACTCGCCCGACATCCACTTCGACCGCTCGATCAATCCCTACCGCGGATGCGAACACGGCTGCATCTATTGCTTCGCGCGGCCCACGCACAGCTACCTGAACCTCTCGCCCGGCCTGGACTTCGAGACCAAGCTGATCGCCAAGCGCAACATCGTCGAAGTGCTGCGCGCCGAACTGGGCCGGCGCGGCTATCGGCCGCAAAACCTGGCGATCGGCACCGCAACCGACTGCTACCAGCCCATCGAGCGCGAGCTGCGGCTGACCCGATCGGTGATCGAGCTGCTCCAGGAGGTGCGCCATCCTTTCGGCCTGGTCACCAAGTCCAGCGCCGTCGAGCGCGATCTCGACCTGATCGCCCCCATGGCCGCGCAGCATCTCGCGGCGGTCTACGTCACCATCACCACGCTGGACGGCGAGCTCGCGCGCAAGCTGGAGCCGCGCGCCGCCGCGCCGCATCGGCGACTGCGCACGGTGCGCACGCTGGCCGAGGCGGGCGTTCCTGTGGGCGTAAGCGTGGCGCCGCAGATTCCCTTCGTCACCGAGGACATGGAGAAGGTGCTCGAGGCCGCCTGGGAGGCCGGTGCGCGCAGCGCCTTCTATACGGTGATCCGGCTGCCCTGGGAGGTGGCGCCGCTCTTCAAGCAGTGGCTGGAGCTGCACTATCCGCAGCGCGCCGCGCGCATCATGGCGCGCATCCATGAGATGCGCGGCGGCAAGGACTACGACGCGTCGTTCGGCACGCGCATGGTCGGAAGTGGCTTGTGGGCCGAGCTGATCCGCCAGCGCTTCGAGAAGGCAGCGCAGCGGCTGGGCTTCAATCGGGAGCGCATCGCGCTCGACCTTGGCGCGTTCCGGCCACCCGGTGCTGCAGGGCAGGGGAGTCTGTTCTAG
- a CDS encoding efflux transporter outer membrane subunit, translating to MNVRLRPWAVAAGALLLAACAAGPDYRAPQVQVPVSWQLEAPWREAAPGDALDKGPWWQRFGDAQLDRLQQQALRNSPTLALAGARLAQARASLVVADAARFPQLGLGARAARLKISANRPLTNYTAQNFSTVQNDFALSLNASYEFDLAGRVQRSVEGATASAEQSAADLENTRLLLTTDLASAYFNLRATDIELDVLSRSIALQRRALELVTARHELGAVSGLDVAQQQALLDSTLAQVDVLTKQRSQYEHALATLSGTPAPSFALAPDLRPIVPPPIPLGVPSEALERRPDIASAERAMAAANAQIGVATAAFYPSVILAPTAGVDSRLIENLFNAPSLLWSVGVSATQVLFDGGRVRANVDFAQAGHAATVANYRRVVLTAMQEAEDGISGLAALDRAVTQSLAAADSARRVLDMATSRYEGGASTYLDVISAQQSLLTAERQAAQLQGQRLLTTVFLVKALGGDWCGVAPDGAGAVEAGARPDCPAPQRRLAEMH from the coding sequence GTGAACGTGCGGCTGCGTCCCTGGGCGGTGGCGGCAGGTGCGCTGCTGCTTGCGGCCTGCGCCGCCGGCCCGGACTATCGCGCGCCGCAAGTCCAGGTGCCGGTGAGCTGGCAGCTCGAGGCGCCCTGGCGCGAGGCCGCGCCCGGCGATGCGCTCGACAAGGGGCCGTGGTGGCAGCGCTTCGGCGACGCCCAGCTCGATCGCCTGCAGCAGCAGGCGCTGCGCAACAGCCCCACGCTGGCACTCGCAGGCGCGCGGCTCGCGCAGGCCCGCGCCTCGCTCGTGGTGGCCGACGCGGCACGCTTTCCGCAACTGGGCCTGGGCGCACGCGCGGCACGCCTGAAGATCTCCGCCAACCGCCCGCTCACCAATTACACGGCGCAGAACTTCTCGACCGTGCAGAACGACTTCGCGCTCTCGCTCAACGCAAGCTACGAGTTCGATCTGGCAGGCCGCGTGCAGCGTTCGGTCGAAGGCGCGACCGCGTCTGCCGAGCAATCGGCCGCCGACCTGGAAAACACGCGCTTGCTGCTCACCACGGACCTCGCGTCGGCCTATTTCAATCTGCGCGCGACCGACATCGAGCTCGACGTGCTTTCGCGCTCGATCGCGCTGCAGCGCCGCGCGCTGGAGCTGGTGACGGCGCGCCACGAGCTCGGCGCCGTGTCGGGGCTGGACGTGGCGCAGCAGCAGGCACTGCTGGACAGCACGCTGGCACAGGTGGACGTGCTGACGAAGCAGCGTTCGCAGTACGAGCATGCCCTTGCCACCCTGAGCGGTACTCCGGCGCCCAGCTTTGCCCTGGCGCCCGACCTGCGCCCCATCGTGCCTCCCCCCATTCCGCTCGGCGTCCCCTCGGAGGCGCTGGAGCGCCGCCCCGATATCGCCTCGGCAGAGCGCGCCATGGCCGCGGCCAACGCGCAGATCGGCGTCGCGACCGCGGCCTTCTATCCGAGCGTGATCCTGGCACCGACAGCCGGCGTGGACAGCCGCCTGATCGAAAACCTGTTCAATGCGCCGAGCTTGCTGTGGTCGGTGGGCGTCTCGGCCACGCAGGTGCTGTTCGACGGCGGGCGCGTGCGCGCCAACGTCGACTTCGCGCAGGCCGGGCATGCGGCCACCGTCGCCAACTACCGGCGCGTGGTGCTGACGGCCATGCAGGAGGCGGAAGATGGCATCAGCGGCCTGGCCGCACTGGACCGCGCGGTGACGCAGTCGCTCGCCGCTGCCGATTCGGCACGCCGCGTGCTCGACATGGCGACCAGCCGTTACGAGGGCGGCGCCTCGACCTACCTCGACGTGATCAGCGCGCAGCAATCGCTGCTGACGGCCGAACGCCAGGCCGCCCAGCTCCAGGGCCAGCGCCTTCTGACCACGGTGTTTCTCGTCAAGGCCCTGGGCGGTGACTGGTGCGGCGTTGCGCCGGACGGCGCCGGCGCAGTCGAAGCGGGCGCCAGACCTGACTGCCCTGCCCCGCAGCGCCGGTTGGCCGAAATGCACTGA
- a CDS encoding efflux RND transporter permease subunit produces the protein MSMVSLALRRPYTFIVMAMLIVLATPFVLARMATDIFPEINIPVLSIIWNYGGLPAQEMGQRIAGQTERGLTTTVSDIEHIESQSLAGVSVIKIFFQPTANIETAIAQTVASVQTQVRQLPPGITPPLVIKYSASSIPVIQLALSSSERPENSLFDSAINQLRPQLITIPGVAIPFPYGGKNRVISVDLDTQALQARGLSPADVVNAVNAQNLILPSGTAKFGATEYSVKMNGSPEVLTGLNDLPVRTANGATTYLRDVAYVRDGFQPQTNIVRQDGVRGVLLSVIKNGSASTLDIVSNLRALLPVAQQGMPADIKVTPLFDQSLFVKAAVQGVVLEAVIAALLTAAMVLIFLGNWRSTLIIAATIPLSILASILALYALGETLNLMTLGGLALSVGILVDQAIVTIENIERHLHMGTPLNEAIMVGAGEIGTAAFVSTLCICIVFVPMFFLSGVARFLFVPLAEAVVFAMLASYILSRTLVPTLVMLLMGRKHTQGGTAAGAKPSLLQRLYRSFDRRFERVRRAYTLVLSALLSKRGPFIALFLGFCLLSCLLYPALGRDFFPGVDAGQIRLHMRAPTGTRIEETARLADEVEAAIRELVPKDQLETILDNLGVPNSGINLSYSNAGTIGTLDGEILLSLRDGHRPTDEFVSLLRAELPRRFPGVEFFFQPADIVTQILNFGLPAAIDVQFSGNDLVGNAQHAAALVKAIRKIPGAVDAHVHQRLDGPSLSLQMDRTRLQQVGLTAQNVGQNVLIALSGSSQTAPAFWLNPQNGVVYSVAVQTPQYKVDSLDALLNIPVGGQGTAAGPPQLLGNLVEAQAARQPSVISRYNISPVIDVYVSVHGTDLASVAGQVRKLVDEVRPRLARGSQVAIRGQVETMQSSFLGLGVGLAMAIVLVYLLIVVTFQSWLDAAIIITALPAALAGIAWMLFLTGTTLSVPALTGAIMTMGVATANSILLVAFARERLGAGVPPLSSALEAGATRIRPVLMTALAMIIGMIPMALGLGEGAEQNAPLGRAVIGGLLFATVSTLFFVPAVYAGIHSRMAHRKGRQAEPSEPSVPPQGTPQES, from the coding sequence GTGTCCATGGTCTCGCTGGCGCTGCGCCGCCCCTACACCTTCATCGTGATGGCGATGCTGATCGTGCTGGCCACGCCCTTCGTGCTGGCACGCATGGCGACCGACATCTTCCCGGAGATCAACATCCCGGTGCTCAGCATCATCTGGAACTACGGCGGCCTGCCGGCCCAGGAGATGGGGCAGCGCATCGCCGGCCAGACCGAGCGCGGCCTCACCACCACGGTGAGCGACATCGAGCACATCGAGTCGCAGTCGCTGGCCGGCGTGAGCGTGATCAAGATCTTTTTCCAGCCCACGGCCAACATCGAGACCGCGATTGCCCAGACCGTCGCGTCGGTGCAGACCCAGGTGCGCCAGCTGCCGCCGGGTATCACGCCACCACTCGTCATCAAGTATTCGGCTTCCAGCATTCCGGTCATCCAGCTCGCACTGTCGAGCAGCGAGCGGCCGGAGAACTCGCTCTTCGACTCGGCCATCAACCAGCTGCGGCCGCAGCTCATCACCATTCCGGGTGTCGCCATTCCCTTCCCCTACGGGGGCAAGAACCGCGTGATCTCGGTGGACCTCGACACCCAGGCGCTGCAGGCGCGCGGGCTCTCGCCAGCCGACGTGGTGAACGCCGTCAACGCGCAGAACCTGATCCTGCCCTCCGGCACGGCCAAGTTCGGCGCCACCGAGTACAGCGTGAAGATGAACGGGTCGCCGGAGGTCCTGACAGGGCTGAACGACCTGCCGGTGCGCACGGCCAACGGAGCCACCACCTACCTGCGCGACGTGGCCTACGTGCGCGACGGCTTCCAGCCGCAGACCAACATCGTGCGGCAGGACGGCGTTCGCGGCGTACTGCTGTCGGTCATCAAGAACGGCAGCGCCTCGACGCTCGACATCGTCTCCAACCTGCGGGCACTGTTGCCGGTTGCGCAGCAGGGCATGCCGGCGGACATCAAGGTCACGCCGCTGTTCGACCAGTCGCTGTTCGTCAAGGCGGCGGTGCAGGGGGTGGTGCTCGAAGCCGTCATCGCGGCCCTGCTGACCGCCGCGATGGTGCTGATCTTTCTAGGCAACTGGCGCAGCACGCTGATCATCGCGGCGACGATCCCGCTGTCGATCCTGGCCTCGATCCTCGCGCTCTACGCCCTGGGCGAGACGCTCAACCTGATGACGCTCGGCGGGCTCGCGCTGTCGGTCGGCATCCTGGTCGACCAGGCGATCGTGACCATCGAGAACATCGAGCGCCACCTCCACATGGGCACGCCGCTCAACGAGGCGATCATGGTCGGCGCTGGCGAGATCGGCACGGCCGCCTTCGTCTCCACGCTGTGCATCTGCATCGTGTTCGTACCGATGTTCTTCCTCTCGGGCGTGGCGCGCTTCCTGTTCGTGCCGCTCGCCGAGGCGGTGGTGTTCGCGATGCTCGCGTCCTATATCCTGTCGCGCACGCTGGTGCCGACGCTGGTCATGCTGCTGATGGGCCGCAAGCATACGCAGGGCGGCACCGCAGCCGGCGCGAAGCCCAGCCTGCTGCAGCGCCTGTACCGCAGCTTCGACCGGCGCTTCGAGCGCGTGCGGCGCGCCTACACGCTCGTGCTGTCGGCGCTGCTGTCGAAGCGGGGACCCTTCATCGCCCTCTTCCTGGGCTTCTGCCTCCTGTCCTGCCTGCTGTACCCGGCACTGGGCCGCGACTTCTTCCCCGGCGTGGACGCGGGCCAGATCCGCCTGCACATGCGCGCGCCGACCGGCACCCGGATCGAAGAGACGGCGCGGCTGGCCGACGAAGTGGAAGCCGCGATCCGCGAGCTGGTGCCGAAGGACCAGCTCGAGACGATCCTCGACAACCTGGGCGTGCCGAACAGCGGCATCAACCTCTCGTACAGCAACGCCGGCACGATCGGCACGCTGGACGGCGAGATCCTGCTCTCGCTGCGCGACGGCCACCGGCCGACCGATGAGTTCGTCTCGCTGCTGCGCGCGGAGCTGCCCCGGCGCTTTCCGGGCGTCGAGTTCTTCTTCCAGCCCGCGGACATCGTCACGCAGATCCTCAACTTCGGGCTTCCCGCGGCCATCGACGTGCAGTTCAGCGGCAACGACCTGGTCGGCAATGCGCAGCATGCCGCGGCACTGGTCAAGGCCATCCGGAAGATTCCTGGCGCCGTCGATGCCCACGTGCACCAGCGGCTGGACGGCCCCAGCCTCAGCCTGCAGATGGACCGCACGCGGCTGCAGCAGGTCGGGCTGACGGCTCAGAACGTCGGCCAAAACGTGCTGATCGCGCTGTCGGGCAGCTCGCAGACGGCGCCCGCCTTCTGGCTCAATCCTCAGAACGGCGTGGTCTACAGCGTCGCGGTGCAGACGCCCCAGTACAAGGTCGACTCACTCGACGCGCTGCTCAATATCCCGGTGGGCGGCCAGGGCACCGCGGCCGGGCCGCCGCAGCTGCTGGGCAACCTGGTCGAGGCGCAGGCCGCGCGGCAGCCTTCGGTGATCTCACGCTACAACATCTCGCCGGTGATCGACGTCTACGTCAGCGTGCACGGCACCGACCTCGCCAGCGTTGCGGGCCAGGTCAGGAAGCTGGTCGACGAAGTGCGCCCCAGGCTCGCGCGCGGCAGCCAGGTGGCCATCCGCGGGCAGGTCGAGACCATGCAGTCCTCCTTCCTCGGGCTGGGCGTCGGGCTCGCGATGGCGATCGTGCTGGTGTACCTGCTGATCGTCGTCACCTTCCAGTCGTGGCTGGACGCCGCGATCATCATCACCGCCCTGCCCGCTGCGCTGGCCGGCATCGCCTGGATGCTGTTCCTCACCGGCACCACGCTGAGCGTGCCCGCGCTGACCGGCGCGATCATGACGATGGGCGTCGCCACCGCGAACAGCATCCTGCTGGTGGCTTTCGCGCGCGAGCGGCTGGGGGCCGGCGTGCCGCCGCTGTCGTCCGCGCTGGAGGCCGGCGCCACCCGCATCCGCCCCGTGCTGATGACGGCGCTGGCCATGATCATCGGCATGATCCCGATGGCGCTGGGCCTGGGCGAAGGCGCCGAGCAGAATGCGCCGCTGGGGCGCGCGGTGATCGGCGGCCTGCTGTTCGCAACCGTGTCCACGCTCTTCTTCGTGCCGGCGGTGTATGCCGGCATCCATAGCCGCATGGCCCATCGCAAGGGGCGCCAGGCCGAACCGTCCGAACCGTCCGTGCCGCCGCAAGGCACGCCCCAGGAGAGTTGA
- a CDS encoding phospholipase D-like domain-containing protein, whose product MTSLLRYATLVIACLITGCASLPPAAPRAPEQAIPASPQTELGRIALSSKAGPTDRSAVRPLPQASFALDARLELIRRAQASLDVQSYHLGNDKTGLLILRELRDAARRGVRVRLLLDDFHTAGLDRALLALAAESGAEIRLFNPFASGREHAATRWVSFFSDFSRLNHRMHNKLLVADGAIAIAGGRNMADEYFMRSDGANFLDFELLMAGPVVPQSARIFDEYWNSDVVYPLAEVVHTQDTPQTLKDEFELASSEARLPRPDTPADADAFGEPPLGKELARGELRWMQAEADAFADSPNKAIGTRPAGAVTLAQRWYAAMEAAKSQLLVISPYFIPGDKGMERIRAARARGLPITVITNSLADTDEPLVNVNYNSYRVALLQAGVELFEVSSRQMKRNGVMRRALRNAQGRLHGKLALIDREWVLLGSMNLDPRSALLNTEFGVRVRSFELTQALHYAYLLDNVEGVYRVKLGPDGESIQWVGTGDESNEVLDDEPDSSMLTRLQLLMFSWFVPGDQL is encoded by the coding sequence ATGACTTCATTGCTGCGCTACGCAACCCTCGTCATCGCGTGCCTCATCACGGGCTGCGCGAGCTTGCCGCCCGCCGCGCCCCGCGCCCCCGAGCAGGCAATCCCCGCTTCCCCGCAAACAGAACTCGGGCGCATCGCGCTGTCATCGAAAGCGGGTCCCACCGATCGCTCTGCCGTGCGTCCGTTGCCCCAGGCCAGTTTCGCGCTCGATGCCCGGCTCGAGCTCATCCGCCGAGCGCAAGCCTCGCTGGATGTGCAGTCCTACCACCTCGGCAATGACAAGACCGGCCTCCTGATCCTGCGCGAGCTGCGCGACGCAGCCCGGCGCGGCGTGAGAGTCCGGTTGCTGCTCGATGACTTCCATACGGCGGGCCTCGATCGCGCTTTGCTCGCCCTGGCCGCGGAGTCCGGCGCCGAAATACGCTTGTTCAATCCGTTTGCGAGCGGCCGCGAGCATGCGGCCACCCGCTGGGTCAGCTTCTTCAGCGACTTCAGCCGGCTCAACCATCGCATGCACAACAAGCTCCTTGTCGCGGACGGCGCCATCGCGATCGCAGGCGGTCGCAACATGGCAGACGAATACTTCATGCGCAGCGACGGGGCCAACTTTCTCGACTTCGAGCTACTGATGGCCGGCCCTGTCGTACCCCAGTCCGCGCGCATCTTCGACGAGTACTGGAACAGCGACGTGGTGTACCCGTTGGCCGAGGTGGTGCACACGCAGGACACGCCGCAGACGCTGAAAGACGAGTTCGAGCTCGCCAGCTCCGAGGCACGCCTCCCCCGGCCCGACACGCCAGCCGATGCCGACGCCTTCGGCGAGCCCCCGCTGGGCAAGGAACTCGCGCGCGGAGAGCTCCGGTGGATGCAAGCCGAGGCAGATGCTTTTGCAGACAGCCCGAACAAGGCCATCGGAACGCGACCTGCTGGCGCGGTGACGCTCGCGCAACGCTGGTACGCGGCCATGGAAGCTGCCAAGTCGCAGTTGCTGGTGATCTCGCCGTACTTCATTCCGGGCGACAAGGGCATGGAACGCATCCGCGCCGCGCGGGCGCGCGGGCTGCCCATCACCGTCATCACCAACTCCCTGGCCGATACCGACGAGCCGCTGGTCAACGTCAACTACAACAGCTATCGGGTCGCGCTGCTCCAGGCCGGGGTCGAACTGTTCGAGGTGAGCTCGCGCCAGATGAAGCGCAACGGGGTCATGCGCCGGGCATTGCGCAATGCGCAAGGCCGACTGCACGGCAAGCTGGCGCTGATCGACCGCGAATGGGTCCTGCTCGGCTCGATGAACCTCGACCCGCGCTCGGCACTGCTCAACACCGAATTCGGCGTGCGCGTGCGCAGCTTCGAGCTGACGCAAGCCCTGCACTACGCCTATCTGCTGGACAACGTCGAAGGCGTGTACCGCGTCAAGCTCGGGCCCGATGGCGAAAGCATCCAATGGGTGGGCACCGGCGATGAATCCAACGAAGTGCTGGACGACGAACCCGACTCCAGCATGCTGACGCGCCTTCAGCTGCTGATGTTCTCGTGGTTCGTCCCCGGCGACCAGCTCTGA
- a CDS encoding Bug family tripartite tricarboxylate transporter substrate binding protein: MPKLEPLLFASLLLAAAPGAALAQAAWPAAKPITLIVPYSAGGSVDFNARLVATKLGERLKQSVVIENVTGAGGAIGVAKAVNAASDGYTLVAGPDSAIAIGKLINPAAFKFDPLKDLAPVGMLNTAPMVLVARPGLPVQSYADFVKLAKAAPGKYNYATSGVGTVLQLAMELLKEKSGIFVTHVPYRGGAQIATDVIGNQVDLAMLVSTSAIPHINGNRLKALGVTGSKRLDALPNVPAFDEMPGLKGYSMVSWTGIFAPAATPAATVKRLNEELNAVLKDPEVRAKLQEQGALPGSGTAEELATFVQAEFARNRKIVQAANIKE, from the coding sequence ATGCCCAAGCTCGAGCCCCTGCTTTTTGCCTCCTTGTTGCTGGCCGCCGCACCCGGCGCGGCCCTTGCGCAGGCCGCCTGGCCGGCCGCCAAGCCCATCACGCTGATCGTGCCCTACTCGGCCGGCGGCAGCGTGGACTTCAACGCCCGCCTGGTCGCCACCAAGCTGGGCGAGCGGCTCAAGCAGTCGGTGGTGATCGAGAACGTGACCGGTGCCGGCGGCGCCATCGGCGTGGCCAAGGCGGTGAATGCGGCGTCCGACGGCTACACGCTGGTGGCGGGTCCGGACAGCGCGATCGCCATCGGCAAGCTGATCAACCCCGCCGCCTTCAAGTTCGACCCGCTGAAGGACCTGGCGCCGGTGGGCATGCTCAATACGGCGCCCATGGTGCTGGTAGCGCGTCCCGGCTTGCCGGTGCAGAGCTATGCCGATTTCGTGAAGCTCGCGAAGGCTGCGCCCGGAAAATACAACTACGCGACCTCGGGGGTGGGCACGGTTCTTCAACTGGCCATGGAACTGCTCAAGGAGAAGAGCGGCATTTTTGTCACCCACGTGCCCTACCGCGGCGGCGCGCAGATCGCCACCGACGTGATCGGCAATCAAGTCGACCTCGCGATGCTCGTCAGCACCAGCGCAATTCCGCACATCAATGGCAACCGCCTGAAGGCCCTCGGCGTCACTGGCAGCAAGCGGCTGGACGCGCTGCCCAACGTACCGGCCTTCGACGAGATGCCTGGCCTCAAGGGCTACTCGATGGTGAGCTGGACCGGCATCTTCGCGCCAGCGGCCACGCCGGCTGCGACGGTGAAGCGCCTCAACGAAGAACTCAACGCTGTGCTGAAGGACCCCGAAGTGCGCGCCAAGCTGCAGGAGCAAGGGGCCCTTCCCGGCAGCGGCACCGCCGAGGAACTCGCCACGTTCGTCCAGGCCGAGTTCGCGCGCAACCGCAAGATCGTGCAGGCCGCGAACATCAAGGAGTGA